A region of Deltaproteobacteria bacterium DNA encodes the following proteins:
- a CDS encoding ABC transporter permease, translating into MTPETNKKKPLVRFLSFIGDSVLSFVTYVGGIALLVYQILKAIIKERFPWKDTLVQFEVIGVKSTSLTNLIAIFTGMVLALQFIVALSRFGLQLYAGNMIGIALCRELVPVLTALMIAARVGSGITAELASMSVTEQVMAIEAMGCNPIQKLVLPRVIACLFCVPLLSVLADVVGILGGLVITMLETGVGAYFYYDQTVQSLKLSDFVSGTTKTIFFGLFIGLIATYEGLNSQGGTEGVGRSTTTSVVYASICIFISDFILTKVFLLF; encoded by the coding sequence ATGACTCCTGAGACAAACAAAAAAAAGCCTTTGGTCCGCTTTCTTTCCTTTATAGGAGATTCTGTTCTTTCCTTTGTCACTTACGTAGGAGGGATTGCCTTACTCGTTTATCAAATTTTAAAAGCCATTATTAAAGAGCGCTTTCCCTGGAAGGACACCCTGGTCCAATTTGAGGTCATTGGGGTTAAATCGACCTCTCTCACCAATCTCATTGCTATCTTTACAGGAATGGTTTTGGCCTTACAATTCATCGTGGCTCTCTCAAGATTTGGCCTACAGCTTTATGCTGGAAACATGATCGGTATTGCTTTATGCCGGGAACTCGTCCCAGTGCTCACAGCGTTGATGATTGCCGCACGCGTAGGTTCCGGAATCACTGCTGAACTGGCTTCCATGAGTGTGACAGAACAAGTGATGGCGATCGAGGCCATGGGTTGTAATCCCATCCAAAAACTGGTGCTTCCTCGAGTGATTGCCTGTCTGTTTTGTGTGCCCTTGTTAAGTGTGTTGGCCGATGTCGTGGGAATTCTCGGAGGTCTGGTGATCACGATGCTGGAAACGGGTGTGGGGGCCTATTTTTATTACGATCAGACTGTGCAATCTTTAAAACTTTCCGACTTTGTCAGTGGAACAACCAAAACCATTTTTTTTGGTCTCTTTATCGGGTTGATTGCGACCTACGAAGGTTTGAACAGTCAGGGAGGAACCGAAGGTGTGGGAAGATCTACCACCACTTCGGTGGTGTATGCCTCCATTTGCATTTTTATTTCAGATTTTATTTTAACGAAGGTGTTTTTGTTGTTTTGA
- a CDS encoding RDD family protein: MNKPLQKLELTNPRFHIFEGLSIQRIAAPLPRRILAYIIDLSIVTACLYLLLIFGGILLVPLTALLGSLVKENIGAQIFFVLFALLILIVIFGIYHGYFVYYEFKKGQTLGKRVFALQVISEKVKKLSLRQCVLRDALRYIDCLLIFPGLLSILLSKNHQRLGDLVCGTQVIFLPKKEKEEQFLYITPEQYHLYSEALEAAAVPGETAQNYLGFAYPYFISKTQRASAEKIEEILSDLKKVLPKAVNLKVDQESLMLFFAEHCHQQLKK; encoded by the coding sequence ATGAATAAGCCACTACAAAAGTTGGAGCTGACCAATCCAAGATTTCATATCTTCGAAGGGCTCAGCATTCAAAGAATAGCGGCCCCCTTACCCAGAAGAATTCTCGCCTATATCATCGACCTCAGTATTGTTACCGCCTGCTTGTATTTGCTGTTGATATTCGGTGGAATATTATTGGTTCCCCTCACGGCCCTTTTGGGCTCTCTTGTAAAAGAGAATATAGGCGCTCAAATTTTTTTCGTCTTATTTGCGCTGCTTATTCTTATCGTCATTTTTGGAATTTACCATGGTTATTTCGTCTATTATGAATTCAAAAAGGGTCAAACTTTAGGGAAACGTGTGTTCGCCTTGCAAGTCATTTCTGAAAAAGTGAAAAAGCTCAGCTTGCGCCAATGTGTTTTAAGGGATGCCCTGCGTTACATCGATTGCCTGCTTATTTTCCCAGGCTTACTGAGCATACTGCTCAGCAAGAATCATCAACGCTTGGGGGATCTGGTTTGTGGAACCCAGGTGATATTTTTACCCAAAAAAGAAAAGGAAGAACAATTTCTCTATATCACTCCTGAACAATATCATCTTTACTCTGAAGCGCTAGAGGCAGCTGCTGTGCCCGGCGAAACTGCACAAAATTATTTAGGCTTTGCGTATCCTTATTTTATTTCCAAAACTCAAAGGGCCAGTGCTGAAAAAATTGAAGAAATTCTCAGTGACTTAAAAAAGGTATTACCGAAAGCAGTAAATTTGAAAGTAGATCAAGAAAGTTTAATGCTTTTTTTTGCCGAACATTGTCATCAGCAATTGAAAAAATAA
- a CDS encoding RDD family protein: MENLVLPSLQAKSSNTPGGFWIRFVAAFIDGFALGFVMLLINSPYYYLLFKAIVSNPENANAAIASLYLYKIFSMVINAVLGYFYMAWFNKNKGGTLGKLALGLRVVDFQTGQNIGYGKSLVRHLGMILNYFTLFIGFIMAGVRQDKRGLHDLIAGTQVIKIR; this comes from the coding sequence ATGGAAAACTTAGTACTCCCCAGTCTGCAAGCCAAGTCTAGCAATACCCCTGGTGGATTTTGGATAAGATTTGTTGCCGCGTTTATCGATGGTTTTGCCTTGGGTTTTGTGATGCTACTCATCAATTCACCCTACTATTACCTGTTATTCAAGGCGATTGTTTCCAACCCTGAAAATGCCAATGCTGCAATTGCCAGCTTATACCTCTACAAAATATTCAGCATGGTGATCAATGCTGTACTGGGATACTTCTATATGGCTTGGTTCAACAAAAATAAAGGCGGGACCTTGGGAAAACTGGCTTTGGGATTAAGAGTGGTTGATTTTCAAACCGGACAAAACATTGGTTATGGGAAATCCCTTGTCCGACACTTGGGGATGATTCTCAACTATTTCACGCTTTTCATTGGTTTCATCATGGCAGGCGTCAGACAAGACAAGCGCGGCCTGCACGATTTAATTGCGGGGACGCAGGTGATAAAGATAAGGTAA
- a CDS encoding stage II sporulation protein M produces the protein MLPQTRLQIQQDQNLFQKEFQQYLKDKQAASNQQFASTFNILKKFERLTRDYYQLEADCPRADPLRIRSKEFLADATQALLLEQLEVKEKTRNTFLQRYRQIWRDHFPLFLFTLALFIFSTLFAWHMTIRDPHYALAFMGEDFFDTIKNKDAWFEKIVGMEFLEGFAIAQNNIQVTLNCFLGGAFFGLGGLFFLVYNGFHLGSVFAFCRMNHFDDKLLQFITGHGFLELSIIVAGCFASLVFGRVFYQRPYKLFRKRLYQATKDAGIIILGITPWLVLAALVESFVSPQKSIPFPVKMGISLLIGGVFWAWTLWPPTSVPNFSNADKPSPR, from the coding sequence ATGCTTCCCCAAACCCGTCTACAAATTCAGCAAGATCAGAATCTTTTTCAGAAGGAATTTCAGCAATATTTGAAAGACAAACAAGCTGCGAGCAATCAGCAATTTGCCAGCACTTTTAATATCCTCAAAAAGTTTGAACGCCTTACTCGCGATTATTATCAATTAGAGGCAGACTGTCCCAGGGCTGATCCTCTTCGAATTCGCAGCAAAGAATTTTTGGCCGATGCCACTCAGGCCCTTTTGCTGGAACAATTGGAAGTGAAAGAAAAAACCAGAAACACTTTTCTGCAACGCTATCGACAAATCTGGAGAGATCATTTCCCGCTTTTTTTATTTACCCTGGCCCTTTTTATTTTCAGCACCCTTTTTGCCTGGCACATGACTATTCGCGATCCGCACTACGCCTTGGCTTTTATGGGCGAAGATTTTTTTGATACCATCAAAAATAAAGACGCCTGGTTTGAAAAAATAGTAGGGATGGAATTTTTAGAGGGCTTTGCGATCGCCCAAAACAATATTCAGGTGACCCTCAATTGCTTTCTGGGAGGGGCTTTTTTTGGTTTGGGGGGATTGTTTTTTCTTGTCTATAACGGCTTTCACCTGGGTTCCGTTTTTGCTTTTTGCCGCATGAATCATTTTGATGACAAGCTGCTGCAGTTTATTACCGGCCATGGTTTTCTGGAACTGAGCATCATTGTAGCGGGGTGTTTTGCCAGCCTGGTTTTTGGACGCGTGTTTTATCAGCGACCTTACAAACTATTTAGAAAAAGACTTTACCAGGCCACAAAAGATGCAGGGATTATCATCCTGGGCATTACTCCCTGGTTAGTGTTAGCTGCCCTCGTAGAGAGTTTTGTCAGTCCGCAAAAATCCATCCCCTTTCCTGTAAAAATGGGCATCAGCCTCTTGATTGGTGGAGTTTTTTGGGCCTGGACTTTGTGGCCGCCTACAAGCGTCCCGAATTTCTCAAATGCCGATAAACCTTCTCCACGCTAG
- a CDS encoding DUF58 domain-containing protein, with product MKNTRLYLTDYAFAVFALLQVLGGFCLLFPHLLSLYILAHFIFVILLVVDFQKTKVWEAAQLFLSLPKTPELGEELSLKIQLRNFPSVDSFSKIEAIRPRLLRLKFSDVVKAFCIEQDEAQVSFDFVAQKLGYEKIEFLLLKHFSKLKFWVRKFALPIMPEAFRVIPTRQKISDQAFEQILPLQNLLHAGARRRMQSRAAEQFHSLREYQYPDSRRHIDARKSAKLGKLMTRTFDSLHDHHLIVVLDLGRSMLGNIGSSRKMDFYLSAALTLIEHSLAARDRVSFIAFAQKVEFAVYSSRSARDFLPLFEGNFSPSALEQESNFALLNPLLQKISGQRSILLLLTDVFRSSNQDYILKYLAPILPKHLTLSLSLIDEKYDLKQRILSANPQNFDLQSYNRLLYSYSLDESVQLFREKMAVLGAGVVTVPETYWLTSVEKVYRHLRNSGRL from the coding sequence ATGAAAAACACCCGTCTCTACCTCACTGACTACGCCTTTGCCGTCTTTGCCTTGCTCCAGGTATTGGGGGGATTTTGTCTGCTGTTTCCCCATCTCTTAAGCCTTTATATTTTGGCGCACTTCATATTTGTTATTTTACTCGTTGTGGATTTCCAAAAAACAAAAGTTTGGGAAGCTGCCCAGCTTTTCCTGAGTCTTCCAAAAACGCCTGAATTGGGAGAAGAATTGTCGTTAAAGATTCAACTCCGAAATTTTCCCTCTGTAGACTCTTTCTCTAAAATCGAAGCGATTCGCCCAAGACTGTTGCGATTGAAATTTAGTGATGTTGTGAAAGCATTTTGCATTGAGCAAGACGAGGCTCAAGTCTCTTTTGATTTTGTGGCTCAAAAACTGGGATATGAAAAAATAGAATTTCTTCTTCTGAAACATTTTTCCAAGTTAAAATTTTGGGTGAGAAAATTTGCATTGCCCATCATGCCCGAGGCCTTTCGTGTAATTCCCACGCGCCAGAAGATTTCCGATCAGGCCTTTGAACAGATTTTACCTCTTCAAAATTTGTTGCACGCGGGAGCGCGACGCAGGATGCAATCGAGGGCGGCTGAACAGTTTCATTCCTTAAGAGAATATCAGTATCCCGACAGCCGCCGACATATCGATGCCCGTAAATCGGCGAAGCTGGGCAAGCTGATGACTCGAACCTTCGATAGTTTGCATGACCATCATTTGATTGTCGTCCTGGATCTAGGCCGCTCCATGCTAGGCAATATAGGCAGTTCCCGAAAAATGGATTTCTACCTCTCCGCGGCGTTGACTCTCATCGAACATTCCCTGGCCGCACGCGATCGGGTGAGTTTTATTGCCTTTGCGCAAAAAGTGGAATTTGCCGTTTATTCTTCCCGCTCTGCCCGGGATTTTCTTCCCCTCTTTGAAGGCAACTTTTCTCCTTCGGCCCTGGAACAGGAAAGTAATTTTGCCTTGCTAAATCCGCTGCTGCAAAAAATATCGGGACAACGAAGCATCCTGCTGCTTTTGACGGATGTGTTTCGCAGTTCCAACCAGGATTATATTTTAAAATATCTGGCTCCCATCCTGCCCAAACACCTTACATTAAGCCTGAGCCTCATCGATGAAAAATACGATTTGAAGCAGCGAATTCTGTCGGCCAATCCACAGAACTTTGACCTGCAATCCTATAACCGCTTGTTGTATTCGTATTCCTTAGACGAGTCGGTGCAGCTCTTCAGAGAAAAAATGGCTGTCTTGGGTGCGGGCGTTGTTACCGTGCCCGAGACCTATTGGCTGACTAGCGTGGAGAAGGTTTATCGGCATTTGAGAAATTCGGGACGCTTGTAG
- a CDS encoding MoxR family ATPase, whose product MSMFKTQELYQKVKEEFSGLIYGHQDLLDLILMAFLAGGHVLLEGPPGTGKTMTAKVLAALLAKNYKRLQFTSDMLPSDILGAHIYNPAEQNFKFVPGPVFTDFLLADEINRTPPRTQSALLEAMEERQVSIDGEQFKLSSSFFVLATQNPQDFEGTFLLPEVQLDRFLFKLVLAHSPQEIEQKIMAKALSKQGFTFDLSPFTFDAAQIQSEIQAVKVEESLLAYVSLFLQKTRQEALLQSGASIRAGLALVKSVRVRALFKGRDFVLPDDLKALALPVLRHRIKLNPEAQVAQVTELEVIDKILKEVPFPQ is encoded by the coding sequence ATGAGTATGTTTAAAACCCAGGAACTTTATCAAAAAGTAAAAGAGGAATTTTCAGGCCTGATTTATGGCCATCAGGATTTGCTCGATCTGATTCTCATGGCTTTTCTGGCAGGTGGGCATGTCTTGCTGGAAGGCCCTCCTGGAACCGGTAAAACCATGACTGCCAAGGTTTTGGCGGCCTTGTTGGCCAAAAATTACAAACGCCTTCAATTCACTTCGGACATGCTGCCCTCCGATATTTTGGGGGCGCATATTTATAACCCGGCCGAACAAAATTTTAAATTTGTGCCTGGACCGGTATTCACCGATTTTTTGCTGGCCGATGAAATCAATCGTACCCCGCCCCGCACTCAATCCGCCCTGTTGGAGGCCATGGAAGAACGACAGGTGAGCATCGATGGAGAACAATTCAAGCTCAGCTCGTCTTTTTTTGTGCTGGCCACCCAAAATCCACAGGATTTTGAAGGCACCTTTCTGCTGCCCGAAGTTCAGCTCGATCGTTTTTTATTCAAGCTGGTCTTGGCGCATTCACCCCAGGAAATAGAACAAAAAATTATGGCCAAGGCCTTGAGCAAGCAAGGTTTTACTTTTGATCTTTCGCCTTTTACTTTTGATGCGGCGCAGATTCAGTCTGAAATTCAGGCGGTGAAAGTGGAGGAGAGTCTGCTTGCTTACGTGAGTCTTTTTTTGCAAAAAACGCGTCAGGAAGCCTTGCTACAATCGGGTGCCAGTATCCGAGCCGGCCTGGCTTTGGTGAAAAGCGTGCGGGTACGCGCTTTGTTCAAGGGGCGAGATTTTGTGTTGCCGGATGATTTGAAGGCGCTGGCACTGCCTGTGCTGCGACATCGCATCAAGCTCAATCCGGAAGCCCAGGTGGCTCAAGTGACTGAGCTGGAAGTGATTGATAAAATTTTAAAGGAAGTGCCGTTTCCTCAATGA
- a CDS encoding YggS family pyridoxal phosphate-dependent enzyme, translated as MRNPKDNYFKIQAEISNRAKLIAVSKTQSTESILELYQLGQRDFGENYVQEWRAKAEALKTAAPEIRWHFIGRLQSNKIKYLIGKTFLIHSVDRRSLLEEIEKQSAKKNRITSVLIEMDLAGEENKGGLKPEGLDAFLVQANHYSHVQIKGLMLIPPAADEAEASRKYFKRLKSLSIEMNEKKIYKHPLIELSMGMSGDYEIAMEEGATMVRVGTKLFGERSNK; from the coding sequence ATGCGAAATCCTAAAGACAATTATTTTAAAATCCAAGCAGAAATATCCAATCGAGCGAAATTGATTGCAGTCTCCAAAACTCAAAGCACCGAAAGCATCTTGGAACTCTATCAATTGGGACAGCGAGATTTTGGAGAAAATTACGTACAAGAATGGCGAGCAAAAGCAGAGGCCTTAAAAACGGCAGCTCCTGAGATTCGCTGGCACTTCATCGGCCGGCTTCAAAGCAATAAAATTAAATATCTCATTGGAAAAACTTTTCTGATTCATTCTGTCGATCGAAGGAGTCTGCTGGAAGAAATAGAAAAACAATCGGCCAAAAAAAATAGGATCACTTCTGTTTTAATTGAAATGGATTTGGCGGGAGAAGAAAACAAGGGAGGGCTGAAACCGGAAGGTCTAGACGCTTTCCTCGTTCAAGCCAATCACTACTCTCATGTGCAAATTAAAGGACTGATGCTCATCCCCCCCGCTGCAGATGAAGCTGAAGCTTCCAGAAAATATTTCAAACGACTTAAAAGCCTTTCAATTGAAATGAATGAAAAGAAAATTTACAAACATCCGCTCATCGAGCTTTCGATGGGGATGTCGGGAGACTATGAAATTGCGATGGAGGAAGGTGCGACGATGGTGAGGGTGGGGACGAAGTTGTTTGGGGAGAGGAGTAATAAATGA
- a CDS encoding type II toxin-antitoxin system RelE/ParE family toxin: MIQNFKCQETEKIFNRIFSKKLPQSIQRAAYKKLIMLHYAKTIEDLKVPPHNRLEKLSGNRIGQHSIRINNQWRICFKWIKNEAEEVEIVDYH, encoded by the coding sequence ATGATTCAAAATTTTAAATGCCAAGAAACTGAAAAAATCTTTAACAGGATTTTTTCCAAAAAACTTCCTCAATCCATTCAAAGAGCAGCCTACAAAAAGTTAATCATGCTTCATTATGCTAAAACAATTGAAGATCTTAAAGTTCCACCGCATAATAGGCTTGAGAAGTTAAGCGGAAACCGTATAGGACAACATAGCATACGCATTAATAATCAATGGAGAATTTGCTTTAAATGGATTAAAAATGAAGCGGAAGAAGTAGAAATTGTGGATTACCATTAA
- a CDS encoding HigA family addiction module antidote protein translates to MLAKKIEPIHPGEILEEEFLDPLNISRTLLAKAISVSSKTISELLSKKRSLNADLALRFSRFFKNSPQFWMGLQMEFDLASGENKVNLEKKLRNIKTYLHYTKAA, encoded by the coding sequence ATGTTAGCAAAAAAAATTGAACCCATTCATCCAGGTGAAATTTTGGAAGAAGAATTCCTTGATCCTTTAAATATTTCCAGAACCCTTCTGGCAAAAGCTATCTCCGTCTCCAGTAAAACAATCAGTGAACTCTTATCTAAAAAAAGATCCTTAAATGCAGATCTGGCTTTAAGATTCTCCCGTTTTTTTAAAAACTCCCCCCAATTTTGGATGGGACTTCAAATGGAATTTGACTTAGCTTCAGGTGAAAATAAAGTTAATTTAGAAAAAAAATTAAGAAATATTAAAACTTACCTTCACTATACAAAGGCCGCTTAA
- a CDS encoding pyrroline-5-carboxylate reductase, producing MSAKPTIGFIGCGNMAQAMISGLLKKGFTSKQIFVFDVDLPKTKKFVQTHKINFVSDNHQLALISEVLILAIKPQEMKNVLREIAPFLRKQFLISIAAGVETALIRKFAPSCPILRSMPNNPALIGQGITGLYGKKLSAAHKTLSEKIFAGCGEIVWIEKEELLDVVTGLSGSGPAYVYAFTQALEEAGKRLGLPDNIAYQLALKTLIGSANTLLQTGKNPSELISLVTSKKGTTLEGLKVLKKYKMSEVLLKTVKAATKRAQEIRKELSQ from the coding sequence ATGTCAGCTAAACCAACCATCGGCTTCATCGGCTGTGGGAACATGGCTCAGGCCATGATTTCAGGCCTGCTCAAAAAGGGTTTTACATCCAAACAAATTTTTGTGTTTGATGTGGACCTTCCTAAAACTAAAAAATTTGTCCAGACCCACAAGATTAATTTTGTGTCGGATAACCATCAGCTCGCTTTAATAAGCGAGGTCCTGATTTTAGCCATCAAGCCTCAAGAAATGAAAAATGTTTTGCGGGAAATTGCCCCTTTTCTTCGAAAACAATTTCTGATTTCTATCGCGGCCGGTGTAGAGACTGCCTTAATTAGAAAATTTGCGCCCTCCTGTCCTATCTTGCGAAGCATGCCTAATAATCCCGCTCTCATTGGACAGGGCATTACAGGTCTGTATGGGAAAAAACTCAGTGCGGCCCATAAAACTTTGAGTGAGAAAATTTTTGCAGGCTGTGGAGAAATAGTTTGGATAGAAAAAGAAGAGCTGCTGGATGTAGTGACGGGTCTTTCTGGCTCAGGCCCCGCCTATGTTTACGCCTTTACACAAGCTTTGGAAGAAGCAGGAAAACGATTAGGACTCCCTGACAACATTGCTTATCAACTTGCATTAAAAACGCTAATAGGTTCTGCCAACACCCTCTTGCAAACGGGTAAAAATCCTTCGGAACTGATTTCCCTGGTGACTTCCAAAAAAGGAACCACTTTAGAAGGTTTAAAGGTGTTAAAAAAATATAAAATGAGTGAAGTCTTGCTTAAGACTGTCAAAGCCGCCACAAAACGGGCTCAAGAAATACGAAAGGAACTCTCTCAATGA
- a CDS encoding YggT family protein has product MKLLGYLILSLAKITDLLLNLYTFVLAAAVLISWINPDPYNPIVRILRQLTDPVLDKIRQYMPSALRRLPMDISPIIALIFIILIQTILVNLLYDFSIPFLKR; this is encoded by the coding sequence ATGAAACTTTTAGGCTATCTCATCCTTTCTCTCGCCAAAATCACCGATCTACTGCTAAACCTATATACCTTTGTATTGGCCGCAGCCGTACTTATCTCCTGGATCAATCCAGATCCCTACAACCCCATTGTTCGCATCCTTAGACAGCTCACGGATCCTGTGTTGGATAAAATTCGCCAATACATGCCCTCTGCTTTGCGAAGATTGCCAATGGATATCTCACCAATAATTGCATTAATTTTTATTATCTTAATTCAAACTATTCTAGTAAATCTTCTCTATGATTTTAGTATTCCGTTTTTGAAGAGGTGA
- a CDS encoding serine/threonine protein kinase — translation MSEEFEPKPFGKYFLIERLATGGMAEIYKAKTFGVDGFEKLLVIKRILPHCSNDKEFITMLIDEAKLSVLLSHTNIVQVFDLGKVGSDYFISMEFVDGINLREMMNRSKESDPKLTEDIIVFIISEVCKGLDYAHAKRDPDGNPLNIVHRDISPQNILISYEGEVKVVDFGIAKAAMNMSNTMAGVLKGKITYMSPEQALGKPVDHKTDIFSTGLMLYELLTGQKFFMGETQFEVLKKIRSTRITEESFPNSIPAGLKKIIAKALAYNTKDRFENAGDMQLELTKYLYSTYLDFSPRKLSNMVKKLFSQEIENKKNKRKNDLLLDSQTRSILLTSESQQNIVQRGEHESTRVDYQGNSTASVMGTGSVDITGQHSSTRINQNANAQSSFNNTNTGIQAQPSNRIWIALTVFMFLILAGVGGYFIYKNMNAPGQGQKIGTLVINSIPPGAKILLNDKDTNLLTPATLQNIELNFSQKITLKKEKFREWSRTVTLTSNQPLQIEGPLEAVPTGTIAVSTKPDGAKLFLDGKEFPNPSPTQIGDLELNKTYRIRIEKDGFRPIEEPITVYAIEPIKYDKTLEAIKYGSVELKTTPPGFKIFVNSKDIGLTTPSTVEKLELGKTFAIRLSKEGYQDFSKNFDIKSEKTESFSNKFLSLEEIKKKEDEDRKKAEELKKKLEDEKRKCIEKYGADSPKCGATKPVEKPVEKPVEKPIEKPVEKPVEKPIEKAPGDFASIQVASNPPGADVLIDGIHKGNAPGTFKAKAGTVVDVMICKQSHTVTLKAGETRSLGTINCSPNETSKLTIGSDPEGAAVFLNSAATGKHTPLSIPNAKKGQTYKVRLELDGYEGWSGSITINDDKESIFAKLKEK, via the coding sequence ATGAGTGAAGAATTTGAACCCAAACCTTTTGGGAAATACTTTTTAATTGAAAGACTTGCCACAGGCGGGATGGCCGAGATTTATAAGGCCAAAACTTTTGGCGTCGATGGTTTTGAAAAACTCCTCGTCATCAAACGCATCCTGCCGCACTGTTCCAACGACAAAGAATTTATCACCATGCTGATTGACGAAGCAAAACTCTCAGTTTTGCTTTCTCACACCAACATCGTGCAGGTTTTCGATTTAGGAAAAGTTGGAAGCGATTATTTCATTTCGATGGAATTCGTAGATGGTATCAATTTGCGAGAGATGATGAATCGGTCCAAAGAATCGGATCCAAAATTAACAGAAGACATCATCGTTTTCATCATCAGCGAAGTTTGCAAAGGCCTCGATTATGCCCATGCGAAGCGCGATCCGGATGGGAATCCCCTCAACATTGTCCATCGTGACATCTCTCCCCAAAATATTTTGATCAGCTATGAAGGCGAAGTAAAAGTGGTGGATTTTGGTATCGCCAAAGCGGCCATGAATATGTCCAACACCATGGCGGGGGTGCTTAAAGGCAAAATCACCTACATGTCTCCTGAGCAGGCTTTGGGAAAACCCGTCGATCATAAAACCGATATTTTTTCTACCGGCCTCATGCTTTACGAACTGCTCACCGGACAGAAATTTTTCATGGGGGAGACTCAGTTTGAAGTGCTCAAAAAAATCAGGTCTACCCGCATCACCGAAGAAAGCTTTCCAAATTCCATTCCTGCAGGATTAAAAAAGATCATCGCCAAAGCCCTTGCCTACAACACCAAAGATCGCTTCGAAAATGCGGGCGACATGCAACTGGAGCTGACAAAATATCTTTACTCGACCTATCTGGATTTTTCCCCGCGCAAACTTTCGAACATGGTAAAAAAACTTTTTAGTCAGGAAATTGAAAACAAAAAGAATAAACGCAAAAATGACTTATTGCTCGATTCTCAAACCCGCTCCATCTTACTCACCAGTGAATCCCAGCAAAATATTGTACAGCGGGGAGAGCACGAATCGACACGGGTAGATTATCAAGGCAACTCCACTGCGAGCGTGATGGGAACAGGAAGTGTGGATATCACTGGACAACACAGCAGCACACGCATCAATCAAAATGCAAACGCACAAAGTTCTTTCAACAACACAAATACCGGCATTCAAGCCCAGCCCTCTAATCGCATCTGGATTGCCCTTACTGTCTTTATGTTTTTGATTTTGGCGGGTGTGGGGGGATATTTCATTTATAAAAACATGAATGCTCCTGGCCAAGGTCAAAAAATTGGAACTCTGGTTATTAATTCCATCCCTCCAGGGGCTAAGATTCTTTTAAATGACAAAGATACAAATTTGCTCACTCCCGCCACCTTGCAAAATATTGAACTGAATTTTTCCCAAAAAATAACTCTTAAAAAAGAAAAATTTAGAGAATGGTCCCGAACCGTCACCCTTACCTCTAATCAGCCTCTGCAGATTGAAGGCCCCCTAGAAGCAGTTCCCACCGGAACTATTGCGGTAAGCACCAAACCTGATGGCGCCAAACTCTTTTTGGATGGAAAAGAATTTCCGAATCCCTCCCCCACTCAAATTGGGGATTTGGAATTGAACAAAACTTATAGAATTCGAATTGAAAAAGATGGCTTTCGCCCTATTGAAGAACCCATCACGGTCTATGCAATCGAACCGATTAAATATGATAAGACCTTAGAGGCTATTAAATATGGTAGCGTTGAGCTCAAAACTACGCCGCCCGGATTTAAAATTTTTGTAAATAGCAAAGATATCGGATTAACGACTCCAAGCACCGTGGAAAAATTGGAACTTGGGAAAACCTTTGCCATCCGGCTCAGCAAAGAGGGCTACCAAGATTTTTCAAAAAATTTCGATATTAAATCAGAAAAGACAGAGTCTTTTTCTAACAAATTTTTAAGTTTGGAAGAGATAAAAAAGAAAGAAGACGAAGATAGAAAAAAAGCGGAAGAATTAAAAAAGAAACTGGAAGATGAAAAGAGAAAATGTATTGAAAAATATGGAGCCGATTCGCCTAAATGTGGTGCCACTAAACCCGTGGAAAAACCAGTCGAAAAACCTGTGGAGAAACCGATAGAAAAACCGGTAGAGAAACCTGTTGAAAAGCCCATAGAAAAAGCCCCCGGAGATTTTGCTTCCATCCAAGTAGCCTCCAATCCCCCGGGTGCGGATGTCTTGATTGATGGAATTCACAAAGGCAACGCACCGGGCACTTTTAAAGCAAAAGCTGGCACCGTAGTAGATGTCATGATTTGCAAGCAAAGCCACACGGTCACACTCAAGGCAGGAGAAACACGTTCTTTGGGCACTATCAATTGTTCACCTAATGAAACCTCTAAATTGACCATTGGTTCAGACCCCGAAGGAGCCGCAGTTTTTTTGAACAGCGCAGCCACCGGCAAACACACACCACTCAGCATTCCTAACGCCAAAAAAGGTCAGACCTATAAAGTAAGATTAGAATTGGACGGCTATGAGGGGTGGTCGGGAAGCATCACCATCAACGATGACAAAGAATCTATTTTTGCAAAATTGAAGGAGAAGTAA